One region of Carya illinoinensis cultivar Pawnee chromosome 8, C.illinoinensisPawnee_v1, whole genome shotgun sequence genomic DNA includes:
- the LOC122318085 gene encoding RING-H2 finger protein ATL8-like encodes MVRSLTTLAPANSSTTAAAAPPPEVLTVESDFVVILAALLCALICVVGLIAVARCAWLRRSSTQTRSPARAQALANKGLKKKVLQSLPKFTYDSDGAKNPKLSVADCAICLGEFMDGNELRVLPQCGHAFHVSCIDTWLVSHSSCPSCRQILVVGRCHKCGQFPAPQIDQAGTDFNAITPNTSINHNTLAPTFLP; translated from the coding sequence ATGGTTCGCTCTCTAACAACTCTGGCACCCGCGAACTCATCAACGACGGCGGCGGCTGCTCCTCCTCCCGAGGTCCTCACCGTGGAGTCGGACTTCGTGGTCATACTGGCTGCCCTTCTCTGCGCACTCATATGCGTGGTGGGGCTCATCGCGGTGGCCCGGTGCGCTTGGCTCCGTCGCAGCTCTACCCAGACTCGGTCTCCGGCTCGGGCTCAGGCTCTAGCAAACAAGGGCCTAAAAAAGAAGGTACTTCAGTCTCTCCCCAAGTTCACGTACGACTCCGACGGCGCCAAGAACCCAAAGCTATCGGTGGCGGATTGCGCCATATGCTTGGGAGAGTTCATGGACGGGAACGAGCTGAGGGTTTTGCCACAGTGCGGTCATGCTTTCCACGTTTCATGCATCGACACATGGCTTGTGTCCCACTCATCGTGCCCATCTTGTCGGCAGATCCTGGTGGTAGGGAGGTGCCACAAGTGCGGTCAGTTCCCGGCTCCTCAAATTGATCAGGCTGGCACGGATTTCAATGCCATTACTCCCAACACTAGCATTAATCACAATACTCTTGCTCCTACTTTCTTGCCTTAA
- the LOC122319244 gene encoding plant intracellular Ras-group-related LRR protein 4-like: protein MASSMDEVVEDIMQIHRSLPSRPAIDEVEAAKALIRNVDKEDQARLDAIARQIKSPDVPEELFVVLQEMHKSLAFFSCKDQKREALRLLDLENLHSLFDEFIQRASKCVPSTISGGGGSFSYKPNSSAATSYSSSSWYHSEKEPVRTSELFTRDDSFVNKAKSTTDGIGIGPSVSSNAQILDPSLKPPTASSGQDGEKLSLIKLASLIEVWSKKGTRDLNLQNKLMDQIDWLPDSIGKLSGLITLDLSDNRIVALPASVGGLSSLTKLDLHANRVSELPDSIGDLLSLIYLDLSGNQLSSLPATFGRLVRLQELDLSSNRLSLLDESIGSLVSLKKLNVETNDIEEIPHSIGRCTSLRELCADYNRLKALPEAVGKIETLEVLSVRYNNIKQLPTTMSSLSNLRELDVSFNELESVPESLCFATTLTKMNVGNNFADMRSLPRSIGNLEMLEELDISNNQIRVLPDSFRMLTRLRILRVEENPLEVPPRNIAETGAQAVVRYMADLFDKGEKGDVKSQSVKQKKGWAQICFFSRSNKRKRSGADYVKA from the exons ATGGCATCTTCCATGGATGAAGTGGTGGAAGATATTATGCAAATTCACAGATCTTTACCGAGCAGACCGGCTATCGACGAGGTGGAGGCCGCCAAGGCCTTGATCAGAAATGTGGACAAAGAAGACCAAGCGAGACTCGATGCCATTGCAAGACAAATCAAGAGCCCTGATGTACCGGAGGAGCTCTTCGTTGTGTTGCAAGAGATGCATAAGAGCTTGGCCTTTTTCTCCTGTAAAGATCAAAAGAGGGAAGCTTTAAGACTGCTCGATCTCGAAAACCTCCACTCTCTGTTCGATGAATTCATTCAGAGAGCTTCCAAATGTGTGCCTTCGACGATTTCTGGCGGAGGCGGAAGCTTCTCTTATAAACCCAATTCATCTGCGGCTACTTCTTATTCGTCGTCGAGCTGGTACCACTCCGAGAAAGAACCCGTAAGGACTTCTGAACTGTTCACCAGAGATGACAGCTTTGTGAACAAAGCCAAGTCGACAACCGACGGCATTGGGATTGGACCCAGTGTCTCGTCCAATGCCCAGATATTGGACCCTTCTTTAAAACCTCCTACCGCTTCTTCAG GTCAAGATGGAGAAAAACTGAGTTTGATTAAGCTggctagtttaattgaagtgtGGTCAAAAAAAGGCACTCGAGATCTTAATCTTCAGAATAAGTTGATGGATCAAATCGATTGGCTGCCCGATTCAATAGGAAAATTGTCCGGTCTCATCACCCTAGATTTATCTGACAACCGGATTGTGGCCCTACCAGCCTCCGTTGGAGGCCTTTCATCCTTGACAAAATTGGATTTGCATGCAAATAGGGTCTCTGAACTCCCGGATTCTATTGGAGATCTCCTTAGCCTAATCTATCTAGACCTAAGTGGTAACCAGTTGTCATCTCTACCTGCGACCTTTGGTAGATTGGTACGTCTTCAGGAGCTTGATTTGAGCTCAAATAGGCTCTCGTTGCTGGACGAATCAATAGGATCACTCGTCAGCCTCAAGAAATTGAATGTAGAGACAAATGATATTGAAGAAATCCCACATAGCATTGGTCGGTGTACTTCGCTTAGGGAGCTTTGTGCAGATTATAACCGACTTAAAGCTCTTCCAGAAGCTGTTGGGAAGATTGAAACCCTGGAGGTTTTGTCAGTCCGTTACAACAATATCAAACAATTGCCTACAACAATGTCATCTCTATCAAACCTGAGGGAGCTTGATGTCAGTTTCAATGAGCTCGAGTCAGTGCCTGAGAGCCTATGTTTTGCTACTACACTTACCAAGATGAACGTCGGAAACAATTTTGCAGACATGAGATCTCTACCAAGGTCTATTGGAAACCTTGAGATGCTTGAAGAATTGGATATTAGTAACAACCAGATACGGGTGCTCCCAGACTCGTTTAGAATGCTCACAAGACTACGTATACTACGTGTGGAAGAAAATCCTCTGGAAGTTCCGCCGAGAAATATAGCTGAAACGGGTGCACAG GCTGTTGTTCGATACATGGCCGACCTCTTTGACAAAGGGGAAAAAGGGGATGTTAAATCCCAATCTGTTAAGCAGAAAAAGGGTTGGGCTCAGATATGCTTCTTTTCGAGGTCTAACAAAAGGAAGCGAAGTGGTGCAGATTATGTGAAAGCCTGA